One Colius striatus isolate bColStr4 chromosome 10, bColStr4.1.hap1, whole genome shotgun sequence genomic region harbors:
- the MAGOH gene encoding protein mago nashi homolog, with the protein MASDFYLRYYVGHKGKFGHEFLEFEFRPDGKLRYANNSNYKNDVMIRKEAYVHKSVMEELKRIIDDSEITKEDDALWPPPDRVGRQELEIVIGDEHISFTTSKIGSLIDVNQSKDPEGLRVFYYLVQDLKCLVFSLIGLHFKIKPI; encoded by the exons ATGGCGAGCGACTTCTACCTGCGCTACTACGTGGGGCATAAGGGCAAGTTCGGCCACGAGTTCCTCGAGTTCGAGTTCCGGCCCGACG GGAAGCTGCGCTACGCCAACAACAGCAACTACAAAAACGACGTCATGATCAGAAAGGAG GCTTACGTGCACAAGAGTGTGATGGAGGAGCTGAAGAGAATAATCGACGACAGTGAAATCACAAAAGAAGATGATGCGCTGTGGCCTCCTCCTGACAGGGTCGGCCGACAG GAGCTTGAAATAGTAATTGGTGATGAACACATCTCCTTTACCACATCAAAAATCGGGTCACTCATCGATGTAAATCAATCCAA GGATCCAGAAGGCTTGAGAGTGTTCTACTACCTGGTCCAGGACCTTAAGTGTCTAGTCTTCAGTCTTATTGGACTACACTTCAAGATTAAGCCAATTTAA
- the CZIB gene encoding CXXC motif containing zinc binding protein isoform X1, protein MGRIGLQLRATLENITRLRAEGEDFRWYLKLKCGNCGEVSEKWQYLRLMDSAPLKGGRGSATMVQKCKLCSRESSIDILSQTIKPYNAEDSEKFKTIVEFECRGLEPVDFQPQAGFAAEGAESGTPFNDINLLEKDWNDYDEKTKESVGIYEVTHKFVKC, encoded by the exons ATGGGG AGGATCGGGCTGCAGCTGCGCGCCACGCTGGAGAACATCACCCGGCTGCGGGCCGAGGGCGAGGATTTCCGCTGGTACCTCAAG ctGAAATGCGGGAACTGTGGTGAAGTTTCTGAAAAATGGCAGTACCTGCGACTGATG GACAGTGCCCCCCTgaaaggaggcagaggaagTGCCACTATGGTGCAGAAGTGCAAGCTGTGCTCCAGGGAGAGCTCCATTG atatTTTAAGTCAGACAATCAAGCCTTACAAT GCTGAAGACAGCGAGAAATTCAAAACGATAGTGGAGTTTGAATGCCGAGGTCTGGAACCAGTTGACTTTCAACCACAG GCAGGGTTTGCTGCTGAAGGTGCAGAATCTGGCACACCTTTCAATGACATCAACTTGCTGGAAAAG GATTGGAATGACTatgatgaaaaaacaaaggaatcTGTTGGAATCTATGAAGTTACCCACAAATTTGTGAAATGCTAA
- the CPT2 gene encoding carnitine O-palmitoyltransferase 2, mitochondrial — protein MAARQLLRRGTAAARWRRGYSSAGAAEYLHRSIVPTMHYQKSLPRLPVPKLEDTITRYLNAQKPLLNDDQFRKTEELAHHFEKGIGRELHEQLVAQDSQNKHTSYITGPWFDMYLKAREPVVLNFNAFMSFNPDPKSEYNDQLIRATNMTVSAIRFMKTFRAGYLEPEVFHLNPERSDTRVFKNIIRFVPSSLSWFGAYMVNAYPLDMSQYFRLFNSTRLPKLTKDELYTDEKAKHLLVLRNGNFYVFDVVDRDGNMLQPSEIQAHLKYILSDNSPAAAFPLGYLSSENRDTWALLRKNLLDNGNEEALQKVDSAVFCLSLDDFPVKDLVHLSHTMLHGDGANRWYDKSFNLIITKDGTAGINFEHSWGDGVAVLRFQNEIFKDSTMAPAISPQSQPASVDSSRAVQKLDFKLNDALKAGITKAKQKFDGTVETLSLNLVQVHEGGKNFLKQKKVSPDAVAQLAFQMAFFRQYNQTVATYESCSTAAFKHGRTETIRPASVHTKKCSEAFVRGASKHSTEELQKLIVECSKYHGRLTKEAAMGQGFDRHLFGLRHLALSKGVALPDFYQDQAYAQLNHNIISTSTLSSPAVQLGGFGPVVADGFGVGYQVHDDWIGCNVSSYPTRNGKEFLQCICKSLEDIFNVLKGKKIGS, from the exons TTGGAAGATACAATTACGAGGTACCTAAATGCCCAGAAACCACTTTTAAATGATGACCAATTCAG GAAAACTGAAGAACTTGCACATCACTTTGAGAAGGGAATTGGAAGAGAGCTACATGAACAACTGGTTGCTCAAGACAGTCAGAACAAGCATACTAGTTATATCACAG GTCCCTGGTTTGACATGTACCTAAAAGCACGTGAACCTGTTGTTTTGAATTTTAATGCATTTATGTCTTTTAATCCTGATCCGAAATCTGAATATAACGATCAGCTCATACGAGCCACGAACATGACTGTTTCTGCTATACGGTTTATGAAGACCTTCAGGGCTGGTTATCTTGAACCAGAGGTTTTTCACCTCAACCCAGAAAGAAGTGACACTCGGGTCTTTAAAAACATTATCCGGTTTGTGCCTTCTTCACTTTCTTGGTTTGGTGCCTACATGGTCAATGCATATCCCCTAGATATGTCTCAGTACTTCAGGCTTTTCAATTCTACACGGCTGCCCAAGCTCACCAAAGATGAGCTTTATACAGATGAAAAGGCAAAGCATTTACTGGTATTGAGAAATGGgaatttttatgtatttgatGTTGTTGATAGAGATGGAAACATGTTGCAACCTTCAGAAATACAAGCACACTTGAAATACATCCTTAGCGACAACAGTCCAGCCGCAGCCTTCCCTCTTGGCTACCTCTCCAGTGAAAACCGAGATACATGGGCATTGCTGAGAAAAAATCTACTGGATAATGGCAATGAAGAAGCTCTTCAAAAAGTAGactctgctgtgttttgtttaaGTTTAGATGATTTTCCTGTTAAAGACTTGGTGCACTTGTCCCACACGATGCTGCACGGAGATGGTGCTAACCGCTGGTATGACAAATCCTTTAATCTTATCATAACTAAGGATGGCACTGCAGGAATTAATTTTGAACATTCCTGGGGAGATGGTGTAGCTGTGCTCAGGTTCCAGAATGAGATTTTTAAAGACAGCACCATGGCACCAGCCATCAGCCCCCAGTCCCAGCCTGCTTCTGTAGACTCTTCCAGAGCAGTGCAGAAACTTGACTTTAAGCTGAATGATGCCTTAAAAGCGGGAATTACCAAAGCCAAACAGAAATTTGATGGCACTGTAGAAACATTGTCTCTTAATCTGGTTCAGGTTCATGAGGGGGGCAAGAACTTTCTAAAGCAGAAGAAGGTAAGCCCAGATGCTGTGGCTCAGCTTGCCTTCCAGATGGCTTTCTTTCGACAGTATAATCAGACTGTTGCTACATATGAGTCTTGTAGTACTGCAGCTTTCAAACATGGTCGTACAGAAACTATACGTCCTGCCTCTGTGCATACAAAGAAGTGTTCGGAAGCTTTTGTCAGAGGAGCATCCAAACATAGCACAGAAGAGCTTCAGAAGTTGATAGTGGAGTGCTCAAAATACCACGGCCGTTTGACAAAAGAAGCTGCTATGG gCCAGGGATTTGACCGCCATCTCTTTGGCTTGCGCCATTTAGCCTTATCCAAAGGTGTTGCACTCCCTGATTTCTATCAAGACCAAGCCTACGCTCAGCTGAATCACAACATCATTTCAACAAGCACGTTGTCTAGCCCAGCTGTGCAGTTAGGGGGGTTTGGCCCAGTGGTGGCTGATGGCTTTGGAGTAGGGTATCAGGTACATGATGATTGGATAGGTTGTAATGTTTCCTCATACCCAACTAGGAACGGTAAAGAATTCCTTCAGTGTATATGCAAGTCACTAGAAGatatatttaatgttttaaaggGCAAGAAAATTGGTAGTTAA
- the CZIB gene encoding CXXC motif containing zinc binding protein isoform X2 codes for MGLKCGNCGEVSEKWQYLRLMDSAPLKGGRGSATMVQKCKLCSRESSIDILSQTIKPYNAEDSEKFKTIVEFECRGLEPVDFQPQAGFAAEGAESGTPFNDINLLEKDWNDYDEKTKESVGIYEVTHKFVKC; via the exons ATGGGG ctGAAATGCGGGAACTGTGGTGAAGTTTCTGAAAAATGGCAGTACCTGCGACTGATG GACAGTGCCCCCCTgaaaggaggcagaggaagTGCCACTATGGTGCAGAAGTGCAAGCTGTGCTCCAGGGAGAGCTCCATTG atatTTTAAGTCAGACAATCAAGCCTTACAAT GCTGAAGACAGCGAGAAATTCAAAACGATAGTGGAGTTTGAATGCCGAGGTCTGGAACCAGTTGACTTTCAACCACAG GCAGGGTTTGCTGCTGAAGGTGCAGAATCTGGCACACCTTTCAATGACATCAACTTGCTGGAAAAG GATTGGAATGACTatgatgaaaaaacaaaggaatcTGTTGGAATCTATGAAGTTACCCACAAATTTGTGAAATGCTAA